The following proteins are encoded in a genomic region of Leptospira yasudae:
- a CDS encoding HmuY family protein: MYLIPNFNLYWKQALIGFGIFTLLISCARQHPAIDEGELAFRQSLLAIQKQIEEANSSKILSTEPNGDGSFTTKVRAVSYDVWIKFNFSNKAQANVPDVSTGWDIGFQRFKLQTNGGLTNSSAQGAACITNPILTDFNAAAASSSTALGCPNAAFSPDTNVSEVAAGGVETRYVGSDVLNKWFNYTLAFLQPNNKLFVVRSHTGGEYYLLQVTGYYSAEGTSAYPTIKWKQISY; encoded by the coding sequence ATGTATTTGATCCCGAACTTCAATCTATATTGGAAACAAGCCCTGATCGGGTTCGGGATTTTCACGCTTCTCATTTCGTGCGCAAGACAACACCCTGCGATCGACGAGGGCGAACTTGCGTTTCGACAATCGCTTCTCGCGATCCAAAAACAAATCGAGGAAGCGAACAGCTCCAAAATTCTCTCCACGGAACCCAACGGTGACGGATCGTTCACGACCAAGGTCAGAGCGGTTTCGTATGACGTGTGGATCAAATTCAATTTTTCTAATAAAGCGCAAGCCAACGTCCCCGACGTTTCCACCGGCTGGGATATCGGCTTTCAGAGATTCAAACTGCAGACCAACGGTGGATTGACCAATTCATCCGCACAAGGCGCGGCTTGTATAACCAATCCCATTCTTACGGATTTTAACGCCGCGGCTGCGAGTTCATCCACGGCGCTCGGTTGTCCGAACGCGGCGTTTTCTCCCGATACGAACGTTTCCGAAGTCGCCGCCGGAGGGGTTGAAACCAGATACGTAGGAAGCGACGTTCTCAATAAATGGTTCAACTATACTTTGGCGTTTTTGCAGCCCAACAATAAATTGTTCGTGGTTCGTTCTCATACTGGCGGCGAATACTATCTGCTTCAAGTGACGGGTTATTATAGCGCCGAAGGAACTTCGGCATATCCTACGATCAAGTGGAAACAGATCTCTTACTAA
- a CDS encoding TonB-dependent receptor plug domain-containing protein: MTVSIRRIFQRKTIQILFLILFCFSVGAQDEKTKQNNQVSEKESPNTSPTKENGNGQTGQNGQPPEDSQIVVTGSRGERRLKDSTVATEVISRKKIEASGARNAAEVLETQLGIDVVPFFGGSRVRMLGLDSQYVLILIDGERISGRLNNAVDLSRFKVQNLERIEIVKGASSALYGADAIGGVINLITREADKKLSYEMRTTYGNGSRKNFNTEGEFNTTANMGFRNEMVSGGVSAGYNKNPGYRLVPDSQATTGNAYQDLNAGMNLTFNPDGKFKGKTRILYQHRDQNGVDVTQSKAVFDRNNKTHDFLATGSLEYGFGRKNLISFRGNISKWENKYYNNQRGSDELDVKQLNAELTSQGTVQLDMEASDRHFITMGAESFANELESDRLQNRYVYRTRKAAFFQDEWTISRSPRIRVIPGVRYDDDSQFGNQTTPKFAMRYDILQNLVWRASYGRGFRPPSFQELYLRFENPAVGYVVEGNPNLKPERSITINSDLEYTPFSFLTFSFSLYRNDIINLIQYKFDSNKGKEFAEFELQNIAKAYTRGGEFGVQYRFLKHFTLELGYNHTDTRDLTTDRPLEGRALHQASANFIYNTPSGFQFNLRGKHLDKRPFYSSTNNLSAAGQDYIPTEVKLNENPPVTYGKPFTIINIRMEQKFFEKHFALFVGVDNVLNQYELAYNPMRPRFYYGGFSAQF, encoded by the coding sequence ATGACCGTTTCCATCCGCCGAATTTTTCAACGTAAGACGATTCAGATATTGTTTCTGATTCTTTTTTGTTTTTCCGTCGGAGCGCAGGATGAGAAGACGAAACAGAACAATCAGGTTTCCGAAAAAGAATCTCCGAACACGAGTCCTACGAAGGAAAACGGAAACGGTCAAACGGGCCAGAACGGACAACCTCCCGAAGATTCGCAAATCGTGGTCACCGGTTCGCGCGGAGAACGAAGACTCAAAGATTCCACGGTTGCGACCGAGGTTATCTCCCGCAAAAAGATCGAAGCGAGCGGTGCGAGAAACGCCGCCGAAGTTTTGGAAACGCAACTCGGAATCGACGTGGTTCCGTTTTTCGGGGGATCGAGAGTTCGAATGCTCGGACTCGATTCCCAATACGTTCTGATTCTCATAGACGGGGAAAGAATTTCCGGACGTCTCAACAACGCGGTGGATCTCAGCCGATTCAAGGTACAGAACCTGGAAAGAATCGAGATCGTAAAAGGCGCCTCATCGGCGTTATACGGAGCGGACGCGATCGGAGGGGTCATCAACCTCATCACGAGAGAAGCCGACAAAAAGCTCAGCTACGAAATGCGGACGACGTACGGAAACGGAAGTCGGAAAAACTTCAATACCGAGGGAGAATTCAATACCACGGCCAATATGGGATTCCGCAACGAGATGGTGAGCGGCGGCGTCTCCGCGGGTTATAATAAAAATCCGGGATATCGATTGGTTCCCGATTCGCAGGCGACGACCGGAAACGCATACCAAGACTTAAACGCGGGAATGAATCTTACCTTCAACCCGGACGGAAAATTCAAGGGTAAGACGAGAATTCTCTACCAACACAGGGATCAAAACGGAGTCGACGTAACTCAGTCCAAGGCCGTCTTTGATCGGAACAACAAGACGCACGACTTTTTAGCGACCGGTTCTTTGGAATACGGATTCGGAAGAAAAAATCTGATCTCCTTCCGCGGGAATATCTCCAAATGGGAAAACAAGTATTACAATAATCAACGAGGTTCCGACGAGTTAGACGTAAAACAGTTGAACGCCGAACTCACTTCTCAAGGAACCGTTCAATTGGATATGGAAGCCTCCGACCGACATTTTATCACGATGGGAGCCGAATCCTTCGCGAACGAATTGGAATCGGATCGATTACAAAATCGTTATGTATATCGAACGAGAAAGGCCGCCTTCTTTCAGGACGAATGGACGATCTCCCGTTCTCCCAGAATTCGAGTGATCCCGGGAGTTCGGTACGACGACGATTCCCAATTCGGAAACCAAACGACTCCGAAGTTCGCGATGCGTTATGATATTCTCCAGAACTTGGTATGGAGAGCGAGTTACGGAAGAGGGTTTCGTCCTCCGAGCTTTCAGGAATTGTATCTTCGTTTTGAAAACCCGGCGGTGGGTTACGTCGTGGAAGGAAATCCGAACTTAAAACCGGAGCGATCGATCACGATCAATTCCGACTTGGAATACACTCCGTTCAGTTTTCTTACCTTCTCCTTCAGCTTGTATCGAAACGACATCATCAACTTGATTCAATACAAGTTCGATTCCAATAAGGGAAAAGAGTTCGCCGAATTCGAATTGCAGAACATCGCAAAGGCTTATACGCGAGGCGGAGAATTCGGAGTTCAATACCGGTTCCTAAAACACTTCACGTTGGAATTGGGATACAACCACACGGATACGAGAGACTTAACTACCGACCGTCCTCTGGAAGGAAGAGCGCTTCACCAGGCTTCCGCGAACTTCATCTACAATACGCCGAGCGGTTTTCAATTCAACCTGAGAGGAAAACATCTCGACAAACGTCCGTTCTACAGTTCCACAAACAACTTGTCAGCAGCGGGACAGGATTACATTCCAACCGAAGTCAAGCTGAACGAAAATCCTCCGGTTACGTACGGGAAACCGTTCACCATCATCAACATCCGAATGGAACAGAAATTCTTTGAAAAACACTTTGCGTTGTTTGTGGGAGTGGACAACGTGTTGAACCAATACGAACTCGCCTACAACCCGATGCGGCCTCGCTTCTACTACGGCGGATTTTCGGCTCAATTCTAA
- a CDS encoding MFS transporter, which yields MTQFLQKADRKKSPYFLPAAVFLAMLPVTMIVPVFKEIVKDRFQSGNGEVAWFLSIAMLGSFFFSPIAGFLSDYFGTRRKIIILFCGLDALLLGLLPYADNLATLLLLRFLEGGAHVFVIGLLLASVADVEHGESKLKFGNGALMGLSGMLLSLGGAVGVSLGFLGKQDPTLPFRMGSGILLFLALVVYQFVPEEKFNRSKKHSWKESGIVFLSHPLLLFPLAFQFLDRFTSGYFMSSLNLRLREEFSLNPSETGRMLSLVFLPMALLSYPAIRLSKRTGKYFPVAIGSLIYGTSLTLSGMFQSVLWISVSLFFCGLGAGLMFATSLRLASSLCTRENNGLVMAGLTGFGSLGFFLGPISSVGLDRVSAAVNPAWNSSLTAVVFGLAQIAIVLVSIPFYKTLNKKDV from the coding sequence ATGACGCAGTTCTTGCAAAAGGCTGATCGAAAAAAATCCCCCTATTTTTTACCGGCGGCCGTCTTTCTGGCGATGCTTCCGGTAACGATGATCGTTCCCGTATTTAAGGAAATCGTAAAGGACCGTTTTCAATCGGGCAACGGAGAAGTCGCCTGGTTCCTGAGCATCGCGATGCTCGGGTCCTTTTTCTTTTCTCCCATTGCGGGATTTCTTTCGGATTATTTCGGAACCCGCAGAAAGATCATCATTCTCTTCTGCGGGTTGGACGCGTTGTTATTGGGCTTGCTTCCGTATGCGGACAATCTCGCCACCCTTCTGTTATTGCGTTTTTTGGAAGGAGGTGCACACGTATTCGTGATCGGTCTTCTTCTCGCTTCGGTCGCCGACGTGGAACACGGAGAATCCAAACTCAAGTTCGGAAACGGCGCCTTGATGGGTTTGTCCGGTATGCTTCTTTCCTTAGGAGGGGCCGTCGGAGTTTCACTCGGATTTTTAGGCAAACAGGATCCCACTCTTCCGTTTCGGATGGGTTCCGGGATTTTACTTTTTCTCGCTTTGGTCGTTTATCAATTCGTTCCTGAAGAGAAATTCAATCGAAGCAAAAAACATTCTTGGAAAGAATCCGGAATCGTCTTTTTATCGCATCCCCTTCTTTTATTCCCTTTGGCGTTTCAGTTTCTGGATCGTTTCACTTCGGGTTATTTTATGAGTTCTCTCAATCTTCGTCTTCGCGAAGAATTCTCCCTCAATCCTTCCGAGACGGGGAGAATGTTGTCCTTGGTTTTTTTACCGATGGCCTTATTGTCGTATCCCGCGATCCGACTTTCCAAACGAACCGGTAAATACTTTCCGGTTGCGATCGGTTCTTTGATCTACGGGACTTCGTTGACTCTTTCCGGAATGTTTCAATCCGTTTTGTGGATCAGCGTTTCTTTGTTCTTCTGCGGATTGGGTGCGGGTTTGATGTTTGCTACATCGTTGCGTTTGGCTTCTTCTCTTTGTACGCGTGAGAACAACGGACTTGTGATGGCGGGTTTGACCGGCTTCGGTTCTCTCGGTTTCTTTTTAGGTCCGATTTCTTCCGTGGGCTTGGATCGTGTTTCCGCAGCGGTCAATCCTGCTTGGAATTCTTCTTTGACTGCGGTTGTGTTCGGGCTTGCGCAGATCGCGATCGTTCTGGTCAGCATTCCGTTTTACAAAACCTTAAACAAGAAAGACGTTTGA
- a CDS encoding heme oxygenase (biliverdin-producing), translated as MNLATLLREGTSEEHKAAESSAFIRCFMKGVLEKGTYARHLEAFYFVYEAMEEELERHADNPVLKSIRYPELYRKNALLEDLQFFYGSWKAADHKPTAATQTYVDKIRKISATQPELLAAHSYVRYLGDLSGGQILKKVAARALALPEGKGISFYEFPAITDMNAFKGNYRTALDSLPVSDDVKQQILTESKQVFLLNQGIFSELEQDLISAIGKEAYDAVLAKG; from the coding sequence ATGAATTTAGCAACATTGCTTCGGGAAGGAACCTCCGAAGAACACAAAGCCGCAGAAAGTTCCGCCTTCATTCGCTGTTTTATGAAGGGAGTTTTGGAAAAAGGAACCTACGCGCGCCATCTGGAAGCATTTTACTTTGTGTATGAGGCGATGGAAGAAGAACTCGAGCGTCACGCGGACAACCCCGTTCTCAAATCGATTCGCTATCCGGAACTCTATCGCAAGAACGCACTTTTAGAAGACCTTCAGTTTTTTTACGGATCTTGGAAGGCGGCGGATCACAAACCGACAGCTGCAACACAAACCTACGTGGATAAAATCCGCAAAATTTCGGCGACACAACCAGAACTCTTAGCGGCGCATTCTTATGTTCGTTACTTAGGGGATCTTTCCGGCGGGCAAATTCTGAAGAAGGTCGCTGCTAGAGCGTTGGCGCTTCCGGAAGGAAAAGGAATTTCGTTCTACGAGTTTCCGGCGATCACCGATATGAACGCGTTTAAAGGAAATTACCGCACCGCTCTGGATTCTCTTCCCGTAAGCGATGACGTAAAGCAGCAGATCCTAACGGAATCCAAACAAGTATTCCTCTTGAACCAAGGAATTTTCTCCGAGCTGGAACAGGATCTGATTTCTGCGATCGGTAAGGAAGCGTATGACGCAGTTCTTGCAAAAGGCTGA
- a CDS encoding Fur family transcriptional regulator — protein MKVEEKKIALRNTKQKGEILKVLEAAKGPLSIKEIYELSRKNLDNLGIATVYRAVNHLMETGAINEIHLPGESSRFEASHLHHHHHFHCKQCDRVFDIEICPFPLDKSPKGFTVDTHEIILYGTCSDCNSKAK, from the coding sequence ATGAAAGTAGAAGAGAAAAAAATTGCCCTCAGAAACACGAAACAAAAGGGGGAAATCCTCAAGGTTCTCGAGGCAGCCAAAGGTCCGCTTTCGATCAAAGAGATCTACGAACTTTCCCGCAAAAATCTGGACAACTTGGGAATTGCGACCGTTTATAGAGCTGTCAATCATCTGATGGAAACCGGAGCGATCAACGAGATCCATTTGCCGGGAGAATCCTCGCGATTTGAAGCGAGCCATCTTCACCATCATCATCACTTTCACTGCAAACAATGCGACCGAGTGTTCGACATTGAAATCTGTCCGTTTCCTCTGGACAAAAGTCCGAAAGGATTTACCGTGGACACCCATGAGATCATTCTCTATGGAACCTGTTCCGACTGTAATTCCAAGGCAAAATGA
- a CDS encoding AZOBR_p60025 family cell surface glycopolymer formation protein: MRTERTNSFFCKVRSWLENPFVILPLFFALYALASVLIWRKYDWNPSSQINFGMQFAVQNPATTPKGAVVFLGRPGDLGAGYDGQIFYYYSRMLSEFHLDWPKGFEENIRAPRIGYPLFVSIFGWFGPWGTVFGMYFLNLAAILVSWYLLRDLCGEKFKIYTSFYLFSPFLLGSYALLVSDAVLTGLLVITYWFYKKEKWLLFAVFGGLSIVTKEQAFFLLFPLGIQSLFDRRWKHSIAIAATLFLPFCWAVFLRIQFPHWSPARFTDFFAPLDGFLGYWKEINEPSIFSFLQVPDFETGLILFAKKFSRVPIFLLFLAGLSVLATGRWNKAIGLRISFFFVIVSVFSAGYVLYWSSYENVSRMFTVSIAFLIFWKTEDETISDTAYWLVTGSIFFFFLFKLAFVSTPLPFELWK; the protein is encoded by the coding sequence ATGCGAACGGAAAGAACGAATTCCTTTTTCTGCAAAGTTCGTTCTTGGCTTGAAAACCCGTTCGTAATTCTTCCCTTATTTTTCGCGTTATACGCGCTTGCCTCCGTTCTGATCTGGAGAAAGTACGATTGGAACCCGAGCTCACAGATCAACTTCGGAATGCAATTCGCGGTTCAAAATCCGGCAACGACTCCGAAAGGCGCCGTCGTATTTTTAGGCCGACCCGGCGATCTCGGCGCCGGATACGACGGACAAATCTTTTATTATTATTCCAGAATGTTAAGCGAATTCCATTTGGATTGGCCCAAAGGTTTCGAGGAAAACATTCGAGCGCCCCGAATCGGATATCCTTTGTTCGTTTCGATCTTCGGGTGGTTCGGCCCTTGGGGAACGGTTTTCGGAATGTATTTCCTCAATCTGGCCGCAATTCTTGTCTCTTGGTATTTGCTGCGGGACTTATGCGGAGAAAAATTCAAGATCTATACAAGCTTCTATTTATTCTCTCCGTTCTTATTGGGAAGTTATGCGCTCTTGGTCAGCGACGCCGTTCTCACGGGACTTTTGGTAATCACATATTGGTTTTATAAAAAAGAGAAGTGGCTGTTGTTTGCGGTGTTCGGAGGTCTTTCGATCGTCACCAAAGAACAGGCATTCTTTCTTTTGTTTCCTTTAGGAATTCAATCCTTGTTCGATCGTCGATGGAAACATTCGATCGCGATCGCCGCCACCTTGTTTTTGCCGTTTTGCTGGGCCGTGTTTTTAAGAATTCAATTTCCGCATTGGTCACCCGCAAGATTTACGGATTTTTTCGCGCCGTTAGACGGTTTTCTCGGTTATTGGAAGGAAATCAACGAACCGAGTATATTCTCTTTTCTGCAAGTTCCCGATTTTGAAACGGGATTGATTCTTTTTGCGAAGAAGTTCTCGAGAGTTCCGATCTTTCTTTTATTTCTCGCGGGCTTGTCCGTGCTTGCGACGGGACGTTGGAACAAGGCGATCGGACTCAGAATTTCGTTTTTCTTTGTGATCGTTTCGGTTTTTTCCGCGGGTTATGTGCTGTATTGGTCCTCGTACGAAAACGTTTCGAGAATGTTTACGGTTTCGATCGCGTTTTTGATTTTTTGGAAAACCGAAGACGAAACGATTTCGGATACCGCCTATTGGCTCGTAACCGGAAGCATTTTCTTTTTCTTTTTGTTCAAGCTCGCCTTCGTTTCCACTCCGCTTCCTTTCGAACTTTGGAAGTGA
- a CDS encoding PDZ domain-containing protein — translation MTQFRTLLFSLVLFSFVSIPFSIFAEVSSQGESDLLLIKKNHVKAKHSKNATAQNGAANGSPKETQKEEKKESVSKSSKSAQESYYKSIVQIKVTYQEPEYHQPWKKKNPRVRRGVGVVTEGNRILIPYSLLPDATLVEVKKYSSYSEMKAIVFRQDPESNLALLRVEKQNFFDDLVPLGFSPVVVFPKQVNVYQLDNSGSIQSTAAALLSMDMDQMPLGQVELPVVDLSSSEGLNGFGEVVIENGKVTGLLYDFTSGKNSGRIIPSFIIQKFVHTPGTNVFGYKGFRFRPITDGAVKKYYGMEEGDSGILVADVIPGSSASGVLKLEDVILEFGGKNVDSKGYIDHPLYGKQVLSFLAHSGDSFGYSLGKEIPMLVLRDKKKIQLSMKLKPFPYSAVRIPYKSIPNSNDYAVEGGFVFLELSEALLEEWGKDWRSRVDRKLLYLYDYSKFHEKEGDTGRIVLLSQVLPDESNDGFHDFSFKIVEKIDGQDVKSVADLKRNIREGKSNYAVISLDDGNQIALDRTKLGEINERIYKSYKIRFSGN, via the coding sequence ATGACTCAATTCAGAACCTTGCTTTTTTCCCTCGTTCTATTTAGCTTCGTTTCGATCCCTTTTTCGATTTTTGCGGAAGTTTCTTCCCAGGGAGAATCGGATCTGCTTCTTATTAAAAAAAATCACGTTAAAGCGAAACATTCCAAAAATGCAACCGCGCAAAACGGAGCTGCGAACGGTTCCCCAAAGGAAACTCAAAAGGAAGAAAAGAAGGAATCCGTTTCCAAATCCTCGAAATCCGCCCAGGAATCGTATTATAAAAGCATTGTGCAGATCAAGGTAACGTATCAGGAACCCGAATACCACCAGCCTTGGAAAAAGAAAAATCCTAGAGTAAGGCGCGGGGTCGGAGTCGTAACCGAGGGGAATCGTATTCTCATTCCCTATTCTCTTTTGCCGGACGCGACTCTCGTCGAAGTCAAAAAGTATTCTTCGTATTCCGAGATGAAGGCGATCGTATTCAGACAAGATCCGGAATCCAACCTGGCTTTATTGCGTGTGGAAAAACAGAATTTCTTTGACGATTTGGTTCCTTTGGGTTTTTCTCCCGTGGTCGTATTTCCGAAGCAAGTCAACGTTTATCAGTTGGACAATTCCGGTTCCATCCAATCGACCGCAGCAGCTCTTTTGAGCATGGACATGGATCAAATGCCTCTCGGACAGGTTGAACTTCCCGTTGTGGATCTGAGTTCGAGCGAAGGTTTGAACGGATTCGGGGAAGTCGTGATCGAAAACGGAAAAGTCACGGGACTTCTCTACGACTTTACGTCCGGAAAAAATTCGGGAAGAATCATTCCCTCTTTTATCATTCAAAAATTCGTCCATACTCCGGGAACGAACGTGTTCGGTTATAAGGGATTTCGTTTTAGACCGATCACCGACGGAGCCGTAAAAAAATATTACGGAATGGAAGAAGGTGATTCGGGGATTCTTGTCGCCGACGTGATTCCGGGTTCTTCCGCGAGCGGAGTTTTGAAACTAGAAGACGTCATCCTTGAATTCGGCGGAAAGAACGTGGATTCGAAAGGATATATCGATCATCCTCTCTACGGAAAACAAGTTCTTTCCTTCTTGGCGCATTCGGGAGATTCTTTCGGTTATTCTCTCGGGAAAGAGATTCCCATGCTTGTTTTGCGCGATAAAAAGAAAATTCAACTCAGCATGAAGCTGAAGCCGTTCCCGTATTCCGCGGTTCGAATTCCGTATAAGAGCATTCCGAATTCCAACGATTATGCGGTGGAAGGAGGTTTCGTTTTTCTGGAACTGTCCGAGGCCCTTCTGGAAGAATGGGGAAAGGATTGGAGATCGCGCGTGGATCGTAAGCTTCTTTATCTTTACGACTATTCTAAGTTTCACGAGAAGGAAGGAGACACGGGAAGAATCGTTCTTCTTTCCCAAGTGTTGCCCGACGAATCGAACGACGGTTTTCACGATTTCAGTTTTAAGATCGTTGAGAAGATCGACGGTCAGGACGTGAAGTCCGTTGCCGATCTGAAGCGGAATATCCGCGAAGGAAAATCGAATTACGCGGTGATTTCGTTGGACGATGGAAATCAGATTGCGTTGGATCGAACGAAGCTCGGTGAAATCAACGAAAGAATTTATAAAAGTTATAAGATTCGTTTTTCAGGAAATTGA
- a CDS encoding S1C family serine protease gives MTANLSGFFRIWFRRNSNVALRAFSVVLFLVFQSGVYAVENALPFDELRKGVVQIRVYSQAVNPFSPWTTDTVRASSGTGFLIGNKRILTNAHVVSNAKFVQVQRYNQTEWYGVKILHLAHDCDLAVLEADSPDFYKDSRDLSLGEIPELNSPLIVVGYPIGGNKVSVTRGIVSRKDQSVYSHSAVDSHLVLQVDAAINPGNSGGPAIQDDKVVGVAFQVATKGENIGYLIPTNVIRHFLTDIEDGKYDGYVELGVRTLNSFNISLRKAKKIPDSLEGVFVTRVLKNGSAENHLKEGDFLVQIDGHPIGKNGTVMQDKDARVDFVEIVDNKHAGDQISFKLYRDGKEMSVSFPALRMPDFDFMRNQYDKSYDYEMIGGLLFQEMSRDLITSWSRGGNTSGGSQLLYRFFYFIEDGLNRSRKTDVVLYRKLSHPVNSSSDYFVNLVLESVNGTPVGELNDLKRILKESKEKYLRLKFLDVQVPLILNREEAERADEKIRKTYGLE, from the coding sequence TTGACGGCTAATCTATCCGGTTTTTTTAGGATTTGGTTTCGAAGAAATTCGAATGTTGCGCTCCGGGCCTTCTCGGTCGTTTTGTTTCTCGTTTTTCAAAGCGGCGTTTACGCCGTTGAAAACGCCCTTCCCTTCGACGAACTCCGCAAAGGCGTCGTTCAAATCCGGGTTTATTCCCAAGCGGTGAATCCGTTTTCTCCTTGGACGACCGATACGGTGCGGGCCAGTTCGGGCACCGGTTTTTTAATCGGAAATAAAAGAATTCTTACCAACGCGCACGTCGTTTCGAACGCGAAGTTCGTGCAAGTGCAGAGATACAATCAAACCGAATGGTACGGCGTGAAGATTCTTCATCTCGCACACGACTGCGACCTCGCGGTTTTGGAAGCGGACAGCCCCGACTTCTACAAGGATTCGAGAGATCTTTCTCTCGGAGAAATTCCCGAACTCAATTCTCCCTTGATCGTGGTCGGTTATCCGATCGGAGGGAACAAGGTTTCCGTTACGCGAGGGATCGTTTCAAGAAAAGATCAATCCGTATATTCTCATTCCGCGGTGGACAGTCATTTGGTTCTGCAAGTGGACGCCGCGATCAATCCGGGTAATTCCGGCGGGCCCGCGATTCAGGACGATAAGGTTGTGGGAGTTGCGTTTCAAGTCGCGACCAAAGGGGAGAATATCGGATATCTCATTCCTACCAATGTGATCCGTCACTTTCTCACGGATATTGAAGACGGAAAATACGACGGTTACGTCGAGCTCGGAGTGAGAACTCTCAATTCGTTTAACATTTCTTTGCGAAAGGCGAAGAAGATTCCCGATTCTTTGGAAGGCGTGTTCGTTACGCGCGTGTTGAAGAACGGTTCGGCGGAAAACCATCTGAAAGAAGGCGATTTTCTCGTGCAGATCGACGGACATCCGATCGGAAAAAACGGAACCGTGATGCAGGACAAGGACGCACGAGTCGACTTTGTCGAGATCGTGGATAACAAACACGCGGGCGATCAAATTTCTTTTAAGCTCTATCGTGACGGAAAGGAAATGTCCGTTTCGTTTCCCGCGCTTCGTATGCCCGATTTCGATTTTATGCGGAATCAATACGACAAGTCGTACGATTACGAGATGATCGGCGGACTTCTCTTTCAAGAAATGTCACGCGATCTCATTACGAGTTGGAGCCGCGGAGGAAACACTTCCGGAGGAAGCCAGCTATTATACAGATTCTTTTACTTTATCGAAGACGGTCTGAATCGAAGTAGAAAGACGGACGTGGTTTTATATCGAAAACTTTCGCATCCCGTGAATTCCTCTTCGGATTACTTCGTCAATCTCGTGTTGGAATCGGTAAACGGAACTCCCGTCGGAGAATTGAACGATCTCAAACGGATTCTGAAAGAATCCAAAGAAAAATATCTTCGTCTGAAATTTTTAGACGTTCAAGTTCCTTTGATCTTGAATCGGGAAGAAGCCGAACGAGCGGACGAAAAAATCCGCAAGACCTACGGTCTGGAGTAA
- a CDS encoding adenine phosphoribosyltransferase, whose protein sequence is MSIVKSKIRTIPDYPKPGILFRDITSLLLDPEGLALTIGTFVNRYQGKGITKVAGIEARGFLTGAPLAFQLGVGFIPIRKKGKLPSETVSEEYDLEYGKDVIEIHKDAVEPGDRILLMDDLIATGGTMMAAVKLLRKLGAEVYEAGVIIDLPDLGGGKKLQEELKVPVFAICEFEGH, encoded by the coding sequence ATGTCTATTGTTAAATCCAAAATCAGAACCATCCCCGATTATCCAAAACCGGGAATCTTGTTTCGCGATATTACATCACTCTTACTCGATCCGGAAGGACTCGCACTGACCATCGGAACTTTCGTAAACCGCTACCAAGGCAAAGGAATCACAAAAGTTGCAGGAATCGAAGCCAGAGGATTTCTCACGGGAGCTCCTCTCGCGTTTCAACTCGGAGTCGGTTTTATCCCCATCCGTAAAAAAGGAAAACTTCCTTCCGAAACCGTTTCGGAAGAATACGACTTAGAATACGGAAAAGATGTGATCGAAATCCACAAAGATGCGGTCGAACCGGGAGATAGAATTCTTCTGATGGACGATTTGATCGCAACCGGCGGAACCATGATGGCCGCGGTTAAATTACTCAGAAAACTCGGAGCCGAAGTCTACGAAGCGGGGGTCATCATCGATCTTCCCGATTTGGGCGGCGGCAAAAAACTTCAGGAAGAATTGAAGGTGCCGGTTTTCGCGATCTGCGAGTTCGAAGGACATTAG